In one window of Amblyomma americanum isolate KBUSLIRL-KWMA chromosome 9, ASM5285725v1, whole genome shotgun sequence DNA:
- the LOC144105723 gene encoding uncharacterized protein LOC144105723 encodes MQVGVPYTLFAKKSSNYCLVQLPSPQCCFCLAVECVNVIRALLLLSGDVETNPGPPNTDAVLSELQKLSAGQRKLISEVQGLKNQLVTTDKTISALSERIANLETQFEVISTLRTEIETLQTSTARTTHQLSEIDTRLDDLENRSRRNNLVFYGLPDPNEKESYDQSEKIIIQHCLDSLNLVIDPKDIERAHRLGRHSIDRQRPIIVKLSAFKTKGVILSNGPKLKNTDFSIGEDFSRSVRNARKHLVAFARTKSGPFSLRYKTLHMGPKRYMFDQDTQTVKEIA; translated from the coding sequence atgcaggtcgGTGTTCCATATACTCTTTTTGCTAAGAAATCTAGTAATTATTGTctggtgcagctgccgagcccacagtgcTGCTTCTGCCTTGCTGTTGAATGTGTCAATGTGATTCGTGCTTTACTATTACTATCGGGCGATGTTGAAACAAATCCGGGACCACCTAATACTGATGCTGTTTTGTCCGAACTGCAAAAGTTGAGCGCTGGTCAGAGAAAACTTATTTCTGAAGTCCAAGGCCTGAAAAATCAACTAGTAACAACAGATAAAACAATATCTGCCCTAAGTGAACGAATTGCGAATCTTGAAACCCAATTTGAGGTAATTAGTACCCTGCGAACAGAAATCGAAACACTTCAAACCAGCACTGCTAGAACGACCCACCAGCTTTCCGAGATAGACACACGTCTGGATGATCTTGAGAACCGCTCAAGAAGAAACAATCTAGTATTCTATGGACTTCCCGACCCAAATGAGAAAGAATCATATGACCaatcagaaaaaataataatccaGCACTGCCTTGACAGCTTGAACCTCGTAATCGACCCTAAAGACATAGAGCGCGCACACCGCCTTGGCCGTCACAGCATTGACCGCCAAAGACCTATAATAGTGAAGCTGTCTGCTTTCAAAACCAAAGGGGTCATTCTTTCGAATGGCCCTAAGCTTAAAAATACAGATTTCAGTATCGGCGAAGATTTTTCTCGGTCCGTCCGAAATGCCCGAAAACACCTTGTGGCTTTCGCCAGAACCAAGTCAGGACCCTTTTCCCTTCGATACAAAACGCTGCACATGGGACCAAA